The sequence below is a genomic window from Cerasicoccus sp. TK19100.
CCACGACGATGCGAACCTCATTGTGGAGCGCTGCGCGGGTGCAGACATCGTGTTGACGAATAAAGTCCCGATGTCCGCTGACACACTTAAGCGCTTGCCGGACCTGAAGCTGGTTGGCGTGCTGGCGACGGGGTATAACATCGTGGATGTCGCGGCGGCGAAGGAACTAGGCGTCACCGTTTGCAATGCGCCGAGCTATAGCACGCAGTCCGTGGCACAGCACACGTTGGCGCTCATGTTGGAGCTGACTAATCATGTCGGCCTGCACAGTGAGAGCGTTCATGCGGGCGACTGGGTGGCGAGTGAGGAATTTTGCTACTGGAAGAAGCCGCTCTTCGAGCTGAAAGGCGCGACGGTAGGCTTCATCGGCTGGGGCGAGATCGGCAGCGCCGTGGGCGAGCTGGTGCACGCACTTGGCGCGAACGTCATTGCTTATACCCGGAGCCGTCGTGGCGGTCCGGATTGGGACTACGGCTTTGCCTGGGAGGACTTGGACGAAGTCTTTGCGCAGTCTGACCTGATTTCGCTGCATTGCCCGCAGACGGCGGAGAACACCGGGCTCGTTAACCGCGAGCGTCTGGCGCTAATGAAAGACACCGCCTATTTGGTCAACACCGCACGCGGGGGGCTCATCGACGAGGCTGCGCTGCTGGAGGCCCTGCAAAACGGCGTCATCGCCGGTGCCGCGCTGGATGTCGTCTCCAAGGAGCCCATGGCGGCGGACAACCCGCTCAAGGGCGCGCCAAACTGCATCATCACGCCACACGTGGCGTGGAGCAGCTTCCCAGCGCGCTCGAAGTTGCTGGAGATCACTTTCGGCAACATCCGCGCATTCCGTGAGGGTGAGCCGCGAAACGTCGTGAGCTGATCGACCGATTGACTGACGGAAGCCGCTAATTCGCTATTGCGCAGCGTCTTGCAGCGCGCATGATGAAGGGTTTGTTTACACCTCTATTCGGCTACTGTGACTTGGGAAATCATATTCGTTCTGGCGCTGCTCGTCTTCGCCATCATCAGCTTCGTTAAAGAGAAGCTGCCGGTGGACGTGACGGCGATTCTCGTCTTTGCGGTCCTGCTCGTCGTTGGCATGGTGACCGGGTCGGAGAAGCTCCCCAATGACCAGTCGCTGATCAATGTGTTTGCCAACTCAGCCCCGCTGACGATTGCGGCGATGTTTATCATTAGCCTGGCGCTGGAAAAGGTCGGTGCCATCGAGCTGCTTGCCGAGGCCCTGGAACGGCTTACGAAGCTGCCCATGCGGATGTTTATGACGGTGATGATTTTGTCCGTCGCCTTCATCTCCGCTTTCATGAATAACACGCCCGTGGTGGTCGTTTTCCTGCCAGTGGTGATTGGGCTGGCGCGCAAGATGAACACGCCCGCATCGAAGCTGCTGATCCCGATGTCCTACGCGTCCATTTTTGGCGGCGTCTGCACGCTGATGGGCACCAGCACGAACATCCTGATGAGCGGTGAGCTGGCCGAAGCTGGCTTGAAGCCGCTGGGCATGTTTGAGCTGACTGCGGTCGGCCTGCCGCTGCTTCTATTAGCGACGGCATATCTCGTAATCTTTGGGCCCAAGCTTTTGCCCACCCGCGAAACGCTGACTGCGATTCTTTCGGAGGAAGAGCGTCGCGAGTTCATCACCGAAGCCTTCGTACGGGCCAATTCCGAGCTGATCGGACAGAGCTTTAACGAGTCCTCGCTCAAGCGCGCGCGCGGCATTCGCCTCTTGGAAATCATCCGCGACGGCGTGGCGCTCGACACGAATTTCCGCGAGGCCACGTTGGAGGAGGGCGACCGTCTGGTGCTGTCCTGCCGCCCATCGGGGATCGCCTCGGCGCAGGCCACGGGCACGGTGGACTTTATCCACGAGAAGGGGCTGGACCTGGAGCAAATTGCCGCGCACGAGGGCGCGATTGTCGAGGGCGTTATCGGGCCGATGTCGAGCATCACTGGTAAGACAATTCGCGAGATCAACTTCCGCCAGCGCTACCGCATGATCATCCTTGCGGTGCACCGACATGGGCGCAACGTGCGCGAGCGCCTGGAGACGCTGCCGCTGGACTTTGGCGACACGCTGCTCATGATGGGCACCGACCAGGCCATTGAAAAACTGCGCAACAGCGAAGATATCATCTTGCTGGACCGCCCGCCGGTGTCCGCAAAGAATCTCAATAAATGGCTGCCGCTGGTCGTGGGCCTCGTTGTTGCCATGGTCGCGGCAGTG
It includes:
- a CDS encoding D-2-hydroxyacid dehydrogenase; protein product: MKIVILDAGTFFFEDEQPWGPLREFGELVIREHTSHDDANLIVERCAGADIVLTNKVPMSADTLKRLPDLKLVGVLATGYNIVDVAAAKELGVTVCNAPSYSTQSVAQHTLALMLELTNHVGLHSESVHAGDWVASEEFCYWKKPLFELKGATVGFIGWGEIGSAVGELVHALGANVIAYTRSRRGGPDWDYGFAWEDLDEVFAQSDLISLHCPQTAENTGLVNRERLALMKDTAYLVNTARGGLIDEAALLEALQNGVIAGAALDVVSKEPMAADNPLKGAPNCIITPHVAWSSFPARSKLLEITFGNIRAFREGEPRNVVS
- a CDS encoding SLC13 family permease, translated to MTWEIIFVLALLVFAIISFVKEKLPVDVTAILVFAVLLVVGMVTGSEKLPNDQSLINVFANSAPLTIAAMFIISLALEKVGAIELLAEALERLTKLPMRMFMTVMILSVAFISAFMNNTPVVVVFLPVVIGLARKMNTPASKLLIPMSYASIFGGVCTLMGTSTNILMSGELAEAGLKPLGMFELTAVGLPLLLLATAYLVIFGPKLLPTRETLTAILSEEERREFITEAFVRANSELIGQSFNESSLKRARGIRLLEIIRDGVALDTNFREATLEEGDRLVLSCRPSGIASAQATGTVDFIHEKGLDLEQIAAHEGAIVEGVIGPMSSITGKTIREINFRQRYRMIILAVHRHGRNVRERLETLPLDFGDTLLMMGTDQAIEKLRNSEDIILLDRPPVSAKNLNKWLPLVVGLVVAMVAAVSFIQLPIVVGSIAVMAILLTMGIVKPKEAYAAVEWRILMLIYGMLALGEALEVSGATNLAVEQIVHISDLAPDHLKPFIMLAVIYLVASICTEFLSNNATVVLMAPVAISIGAALGVDPRPLAIAVCVASSASFATPIGYQTNTYVYSVGGYRFSDFAKVGIPLNILYFVVCVFVIPIFWKF